One genomic window of Quercus robur chromosome 6, dhQueRobu3.1, whole genome shotgun sequence includes the following:
- the LOC126690511 gene encoding uncharacterized protein LOC126690511 isoform X1, which yields MFEGKVLGNDLVEEERELSKSSTNKAPILFRLWHHVREEAAKGNGVAINLFARRLVTSCHGIPLGGIGVFASSFSGFRRKLFDLNVDDKYLWAQALTGLQTSINSEIRNLYSTGRFTVLKELEAVNTSVKKLYPMIQDGVDFQRD from the exons ATGTTTGAGGGGAAGGTGTTGGGAAATGATCTCGTTGAAGAAGAGAGGGAACTTTCTAAGTCTTCAACTAATAAG GCTCCAATATTATTTCGTCTGTGGCACCATGTCCGAGAAGAGGCTGCTAAAGGAAAT GGGGTTGCTATCAATCTATTTGCTAGACGCCTTGTAACTTCTTGTCATGGCATTCCCTTAGGTGGTATAGG TGTCTTTGCTTCATCCTTCTCCGGTTTTCGAAGAAAGTTGTTTGATTTGAATGTTGATGACAAATATTTGTGGGCACAAGCTTTGACCGGTTTGCAAACTAGCATTAATAGCGAAATTAGAAATTTATATTCAACTGGAAGATTTACAGTTTTGAAAGAGCTCGAAGCAGTTAATACAAGTGTAAAGAAATTGTATCCCATGATCCAAGATGGTGTGGACTTTCAGAGGGACTAG
- the LOC126690511 gene encoding protein BPS1, chloroplastic-like isoform X2 — MFEGKVLGNDLVEEERELSKSSTNKGVAINLFARRLVTSCHGIPLGGIGVFASSFSGFRRKLFDLNVDDKYLWAQALTGLQTSINSEIRNLYSTGRFTVLKELEAVNTSVKKLYPMIQDGVDFQRD; from the exons ATGTTTGAGGGGAAGGTGTTGGGAAATGATCTCGTTGAAGAAGAGAGGGAACTTTCTAAGTCTTCAACTAATAAG GGGGTTGCTATCAATCTATTTGCTAGACGCCTTGTAACTTCTTGTCATGGCATTCCCTTAGGTGGTATAGG TGTCTTTGCTTCATCCTTCTCCGGTTTTCGAAGAAAGTTGTTTGATTTGAATGTTGATGACAAATATTTGTGGGCACAAGCTTTGACCGGTTTGCAAACTAGCATTAATAGCGAAATTAGAAATTTATATTCAACTGGAAGATTTACAGTTTTGAAAGAGCTCGAAGCAGTTAATACAAGTGTAAAGAAATTGTATCCCATGATCCAAGATGGTGTGGACTTTCAGAGGGACTAG